The Saccharopolyspora gregorii genomic interval TTCGAGCTGGCCCGGTTGGACTTGGAGCTGCGCCGCGAGGGTGATGTGCTCGGTGCCGCCCAGTCCGGTCGCCGTTCGGGGCTGAAGATGTTGTCGCTGCTGCGGGACGAGGACGTCATCGCCGAAGCGAGGGATGCCGCGCAGCGCTACGTCGCCGAGGACCCGTCGCTGCGCGCGCACCCGGGTCTGGCGCGGATGGTCGGCGAGGTCGTGGACGAGGGTCGCGCCGGGTACCTGGAGAAGAGCTGACCTGCGCCACCCGGTGCTGCCGGCCGCGGGGTGGTCCGATGGTGCGGCGGGGTGGCCCGGCGGGAGCGGCGGATCAAGTCCCCGATCTTGCCGGATCAGGAAGAACGACGAAATTTCTATTCCGCAGGTCTTGTGCACCTTCGGTGTCCTCGCAGGTCATTACGGTCGGATGACGTGGGTCACCCCATGATTCTCTCGTCAGGCGGAATTTTCGCGGTACCGTTTCGGGACCGTCCGACACCTGTCCAGGAGGTAGCCGGCATGTTTCGCAAGGTCCTCGTCGCCAACCGTGGCGAAATCGCGATCCGAGCCTTCCGCGCGGGCTACGAGCTCGGCGCGGGCACCGTCGCGGTGTTCCCGCACGAAGACCGCAACTCGCTGCACCGCTTGAAAGCCGACGAGTCCTACGAGATCGGCGAACCGGGCCACCCGGTGCGCGCCTACCTCTCGGTGGAGGAGGTCATCAAGGCGGCGCAGACCGCGGGCGCCGACGCCATCTACCCCGGTTACGGGTTCCTCTCCGAGAACCCGGACCTGGCGAAGGCCTGCCACGACGCGGGCATCACGTTCGTCGGGCCGAGCCACGAGATCCTCGAAATGGCCGGGAACAAGGCCACCGCCGTGGCCGCCGCCCGCGAAGCGGGCGTACCCGTGCTCGACTCCTCCGCGCCGTCGGCGGACATCGACGAGCTCATGTCGGTGGGGGAGACGATCCCGTTCCCCGTGTTCGTGAAGGCCGTCGCGGGCGGTGGCGGCCGCGGGATGCGCCGCGTCGCCGAGCTCGGCGGGCTCCGCGAAGCCCTGGAAGCCGCGATGCGGGAAGCCGAATCCGCCTTCGGCGACCCCACGGTGTTCCTGGAGCAGGCCGTGGTGAACCCGCGGCACATCGAGGTGCAGATCCTCGCCGACGCGACCGGCGAAGTGATCCACCTGTTCGAGCGGGACTGCTCGGTGCAGCGGCGGCACCAGAAGGTCATCGAGATCGCGCCCGCCCCGAACCTCGACCCCGAGCTCCGCGAACGCATCTGCGCCGACGCCGTCGCCTTCGCCCGCAAGATCGGGTACGTGAACGCGGGCACCGTCGAGTTCCTCGTCGACGAGCAGGGCAGGCACGTGTTCATCGAGATGAACCCGCGCATCCAGGTCGAGCACACCGTCACCGAAGAGGTCACCGACGCCGACCTCGTGCAGTCCCAGATCCGCATCGCCGCGGGCGAGACGCTGGCCGACCTGGGCATGACGCAGGACTCGGTCCGGTTGCGCGGCGCCGCGCTGCAGTGCCGCATCACCACCGAGGACCCCACCAACGGATTCCGGCCGGACACCGGCATGATCAGCGCTTACCGCTCGCCGGGCGGCGCGGGCATCCGGCTCGACGGCGGCACCGCGTTCGCGGGCACCAGCATCAGCCCGCACTTCGACTCGATGCTGGTGAAGCTGTCCTGCCGCGGCCGGGACTTCGGGACCGCGGTGGCCCGCGCCCGGCGCGCCCTCGCCGAGTTCCGGATCCGCGGCGTGGCCACGAACATCCCGTTCCTGCAGGCGGTCCTGGAGGACGACGACTTCGCGGGCGGCCGGGTCACCACCTCGTTCATCGAGGAGCGCCCGCACCTGCTGACCGCGCGGCACTCCGCCGACCGCGGGACCCGGCTGCTGAACTACCTGGCCGACGTGACGGTGAACCAGCCGAACGGGCCGCGCCCCACCGCCGCGGACCCGGTGCTCAAGCTGCCCGAGGCCGACCTGAGCGCCCCGCCGCGGGACGGCTCCAAGCAGCGCCTCACCGAACTCGGCCCGGAGGGCTTCGCCCGCTGGCTGCGGGAGTCCGACGCCGTCGGCGTCACCGACACCACCTTCCGCGACGCCCACCAGTCGCTGCTGGCGACCCGGGTGCGCAGCAAGGACCTGCTGGCCGTCGCGCCGCACGTGGCGCGGATGACGCCGGAGCTGCTGTCCCTGGAGTGCTGGGGCGGCGCCACCTACGACGTGGCGCTGCGGTTCCTCGCCGAGGACCCGTGGGAGCGGCTGGCGAAGCTGCGCGAAGCGGTGCCGAACATCTGCCTGCAGATGCTGCTGCGCGGGCGCAACACCGTCGGGTACACGCCCTACCCGACGGAGGTGACCGAGCACTTCGTGCAGGAGGCCACCGACACCGGCATCGACATCTTCCGCATCTTCGACGCGCTCAACGACGTCGAGCAGATGCGCCCCGCCATCCAGGCCGTCCGGGACACCGGCAGGTCCGTCGCCGAGGTGGCGCTCTGCTACACCGGTGACCTGCTGGACCCGGCGGAGCAGGTCTACACGCTGGACTACTACCTGCGGCTGGCCGAGCGGATCGTCGAGGCCGGGGCGCACGTGCTGGCGATCAAGGACATGGCCGGGCTGCTGCGCGCACCCGCCGCCGCCGAGCTCGTCACCGCGCTGCGCCGCGAGTTCGACCTGCCCGTGCACCTGCACACCCACGACACGCCGGGCGGGCAGCTGGCCACCTACCTGGCGGCCGTGCAGTCCGGGGTGGACGCGGTCGACGGGGCGACGGCCTCGCTGGCCGGCACCACCTCGCAGCCCGCGCTGTCCTCGGTCGTCGCGGCGACCGACCACACGGACCGGGCCACCGGGCTGGACCTGCGCTCGGTGTGCGACCTGGAGCCGTACTGGGAGTCGGTGCGCAAGATCTACCAGCCGTTCGAGGCCGGCCTGGCCGCGCCCACCGGCCGCGTGTACCGGCACGAGATCCCCGGCGGGCAGCTGTCGAACCTGCGCACCCAGGCCGTCGCGCTCGGCCTCGGCGACAAGTTCGAGGAGATCGAGGCCATGTACGAGGCCGCCGACCGCATCCTCGGCAGGCTCGTGAAGGTCACCCCGTCCTCGAAGGTCGTCGGCGACCTCGCGCTGCACCTGGTCGGTGCGGGCGTCGACCCCGCCGACTTCGAGGCGGAGCCGCGCAAGTTCGACATCCCGGACTCCGTCATCGGCTTCCTGCAGGGCGAACTGGGCGAGCCGCCCGCGGGCTGGCCGGAGCCGTTCCGCACCCGGGCGCTGGAAGGGCGCACCGGTGGCCGGAAGCTCGCCGAGCTCACCGCGGAGGACCGGACCGGGCTGGCGGACGACCGCCGCGGCACGCTCAACCGGCTGCTGTTCGCCAAGCCCACCAAGGAGTTCACCGAGCACCGCGAGGCATACGGGGACACGTCGCTGCTGCGCAGCAAGGACTTCTTCTACGGGCTGCGGCCCGGCGAGGAGTACTCCGTCGACCTCGACCCGGGCGTGCGGCTGCTCATCGGGCTGGAGGCCATCAGCGAGGCCGACGAGCGCGGCATCCGCACCGTGATGGCGATCCTGAACGGTCAGCTGCGGCCCATCCAGGTGCGGGACCGCTCGGTGGCCACCGACCTGCCGGTGGCGGAGAAGGCCGACCGCGGCAACCCCGGCCACGTGCCCGCCCCGTTCGCCGGTGTGGTCACGCTCGCCGTCGCCGAAGGCGACGAGGTCGCCGCCGGGCAGACCATCGCGACGATCGAGGCGATGAAGATGGAGGCCGCGATCACCGCGCCGCAGGCCGGCCAGGTCAAGCGGCTCGCCATCGGCCGGGTGCAGCAGGTGGAGGGCGGCGACCTGATCGCCGAGATCGGGTAGTCCCGTTCGGACTCCGGTGGCGCGGGTGCGGTCGCACCCGCGCCACCGCTGCGTTCGGCGTGGCACGGCGGCAGCGGCCTGCGCTGCGGGATCGGGCGAGTACCGTGACCGCACCGCGCGTTCCGGCGGGTTCCGGGACCGCGGCGCGGGTGCGGAGCAGCACCCGGGGCACGAGCGACGGAGGAACCGTGCGGGAGCTGCCCAGAGGCGCCGACATCAGCAAGGCCAGCGCGGCCCGGATCTACGACTACGGCCTCGGCGGGTCGCACAACTTCGAGGTCGACCGCAAGGTCCTCGACGCGATCAAGGAGATCTTCCCCGCCACGCCGCAGCCCGCCCTCGACAACCGCGCGTTCCTGGCCCGCGCCGTGCGGTACTGCCGGCGGGCCGGGATCCGCCAGTTCCTCGACCTCGGTTCCGGGATGCCGACCGTCGGCAACGTGCACGAGATCGCGCAGCAGGGCGATCCGGCGGCGCGCGTGGTCTACGTGGACCTCGATCCGGTGGCCGTCGCCGCCAGCCGCGCGCTGCTCGCCGGGGACCCGCGCACCACGGTGCTGCACGCCGACATGCGCGAGCCGGAGACGATCCTCGGCCACCCGGAGGCGTTGCGGCTGCTGGACTTCGCGGAACCGGTGGCGGTGCTCATGGTCGCGATGACGCACTACCTCACCGACGAGGACGATCCGGCGAGCGCGCTGGCCGCCTACCGGAAGGCGATGCGGCCCGGCTCCTTCCTGGTGTTCTCGCACATGACCGCGGACGACCACCCCGAGGTGCACCGCACCGCGGAGACGTTCAACGCCGGCGGCTCGGAACGGCTGGTGCTGCGTTCCAAGGAGGAGATCACCGCGCTGCTGGCGGACTTCGAGTTCGTCGAACCGGGCCTGGTCCACCCCGCGAACTGGCACCCGGACGGCCCGCTCGCCCCGGACCACGTCCCCTCCGCAGCCGCCTGCTACGCGGCCGTCGCCACCCCGCGGCGCTGACGGGGCCACGCCGCGTGATCGGAAGTCCTTGCGCGGCAAGGACAACACGTCCCCGAAGTCCGAAATATCCCTTGCCGCGCGGGAGTTCCGGGGCCGATGTGGTGAAAGTGGTGGTATGAAAGCGCATTCCGGCGACCGCAGTGTGTTCGAACCCCTGTGCCTGTGGCACGGTGGTGTGAACTGCGGAAGCAGGAAGGGACGTGAAGCCCATGCGCAACGTGAACAAGCGCCTCGGTCGGACGGCCACCGTGGCCGCCCTGGTCGCCGGGGCGGCCCTCACCGGCACCGCCGCCTACGCGGACGCCGGGGACGTGACGCCCTGCCAGGCGACGGCGAAGGCCTGCGTGGACCTGTCGTCGAAGCAGGCGTGGCTGCAGGAGAACGGCCAGGGCTTCTACGGGCCGGTGCCGCTGACCTCCGGGAAGGCCGGCTCGGAGACCCCCGTCGGGACCTTCCGGGTGCAGTGGAAGGACGCCGACCACCGCAGCAGCGAGTTCGACAACGCGCCGATGCCGAACTCGGTGTTCTTCACCACGACCGGGGTCGCCTTCCACGAGGGCAGCCTCGAACAGGAGTCGAACGGGTGCGTGCACCTGTCCACCACGGCGGCCAAGGAGTTCTTCGACACCCTCAACCCCGGTGACGAGGTCCAGGTCGTGCAGTGATCCAGCAGCACGAGCAGGGGCGGCATCCGCGCGGGTGCCGCCCCGCTTCGCGTCCGGAGGCCCGCACGGGCGCCGTCCCCGGCGGTGCGAAGATGGGCCGGTGACTCGGATCGTGGCGGGGAGTGCGGGCGGCAGGCGGATCGACGTGCCACCGCGCGGGACCAGGCCCACCTCGGACCGGGTCCGCGAGGCCGTGTTCAGCGCGCTCGAAGCGGCCGTGGACCTCGACGGGGCGCGGGTGCTGGACCTCTACGGCGGTTCCGGGGCGCTCGGGTTCGAAGCGCTCTCCCGCGGTGCCGCGCACGCCACGTTCGTCGAAGCGGACCGCCGCGCCGCGCAGATCATCCGGCGCAACGCCGCGGCCCTCGGCTTCCGGCAGGTCGTCGTCGAGCAGGCCAAGGCGGAGACCGCGCTGGCCACCCCGCCCGGCGAGCCCTACGACGTGGTGCTGGCCGACCCGCCCTACGACCTCGACCCGGCCCGGCTGGCCCAGGTGCTGGCCGCGCTGGCCACCGGGGGCTGGACCGCGCCCGGCGGGCTCGTCGTGCTGGAGCAGTCCACCCGCAGCGGCGATCCGGCCTGGCCGGCCCCGCTGGTCGCCGACCGCAGCCGCCGCTACGGCGACACCGCGGTGCACTGGGCCTTCCTGGAGGACGAGCGGGCCTTCCCGGCGGACGAGCGGGCTGTCCCGGAGGAGCAGCGGGCTTTCCCGGCGGACGAGCAGAGCTTTCCGGCGGACGAGCGGGCTTTCCCGGCGGACCGCGGGTCCCAGTAGGACGGCCGGGCTGTCCCGGAAGGCCGAGCAGCAGCCCGGATCGGGCGCGTCCGATCGAGCGGTGACCCGTGCCACGTCCGGCCTGAGCGGGCCGCGGCCCGGTGCTAACGTCCGGCCTCATGAGACGTGCCGTGTGTCCTGGCTCCTACGACCCGGCCACCAACGGCCATCTCGACATCATCGAGCGGTCCGCGGGCCTGTTCGACGAGGTGGTCGTCGCGGTCTTGGTGAACAAGAGCAAGCGCAGCCTGTTCACCGTGGAGGAGCGGCTGGACATGCTCCGCGAGGTCACCGAGCCGTGGCCGAACGTGCGGATCGACTCCTGGCACGGCCTGCTGGTGGACTACTGCCGGGAGAACGAGATCTCGGCGATCGTCAAGGGCCTGCGCGCGGTCAGCGACTTCGACTACGAGCTGCAGATGGCGCAGATGAACCAGCGGCTGTCCGGGGTGGAGACCCTGTTCATGTCGACGAACCCGCTCTACAGCTTCCTGGCCAGCTCGCTGGTCAAGGAGGTCGCGACCTACGGCGGCGACGTGGCGAGCCTGGTCCCGCCGAAGATCGAGCAGCGGCTGGTGGACCGCGTCGCCGAGCGCAACGCCGAGCACACCTGACGCTCACCCGGTGAGGTCGAGCTTCATTCCCACGTGGCTGCGCTCGAAGCCCAGCCGCTCGTAGAACCGGTGCGCCCGCTCCCGCGAGTTGTTGCTGGTGAGCTGCAGGATCCGGGCGCCCCGCCCGCGCGCCTGCGCCACCGCCCAGCGCACCATCTCCCCGCCGAGCCCGTTCCCGCGCTCGTCCTCCCGCACCCGCACCGCCTCCAGCTGCGCCCGGGTGGCGCCCGCGTGCGAGAGGCCCGGGATGAACGTGAGCTGCAGCGTGCCCACGATCTCGCCGTTCCGGTCGGCGACGGCGAGCAGCTGGTTCGGGTCGGCGTCGATCGCCGCGAACGCCGCCGCGTACGCCGGATCGCCGGGCTTCTCCCGCAGCCGCCCCAGCGGATCGTCGGCGAGCAGGTCCACGATCGCGGCCAGGTCGGCTTCGGCGGCGCTGCGGAGAACGGGCAGTGTCATGGTCCGACCGTAGGACCACGTGCGGGTGAACTGTGCGTCCACCCGGCTTCGTGTTCACGACAAGCCACCAGCTGATCATGGCCGCGGGTTAGCGTCCGGGCATGAAGATCTCGTCGAAAGCCATGAACATCCTGCTGGCCGGTGTGCTCGCCGTCGCGGGCCTGTTCGGCGTCTCGGTGACCGCGCTGTCCGCCGACCCGGTCGGCCCCCAGACCCACCAGGTCGCCGCGGCCGAGTGCGGCGACACCTCCGGGTTCGAGTCGGTGCAGCTGTCCGCGCTGCCCGCCGA includes:
- a CDS encoding SAM-dependent methyltransferase, producing MRELPRGADISKASAARIYDYGLGGSHNFEVDRKVLDAIKEIFPATPQPALDNRAFLARAVRYCRRAGIRQFLDLGSGMPTVGNVHEIAQQGDPAARVVYVDLDPVAVAASRALLAGDPRTTVLHADMREPETILGHPEALRLLDFAEPVAVLMVAMTHYLTDEDDPASALAAYRKAMRPGSFLVFSHMTADDHPEVHRTAETFNAGGSERLVLRSKEEITALLADFEFVEPGLVHPANWHPDGPLAPDHVPSAAACYAAVATPRR
- a CDS encoding L,D-transpeptidase, which produces MRNVNKRLGRTATVAALVAGAALTGTAAYADAGDVTPCQATAKACVDLSSKQAWLQENGQGFYGPVPLTSGKAGSETPVGTFRVQWKDADHRSSEFDNAPMPNSVFFTTTGVAFHEGSLEQESNGCVHLSTTAAKEFFDTLNPGDEVQVVQ
- a CDS encoding pyruvate carboxylase translates to MFRKVLVANRGEIAIRAFRAGYELGAGTVAVFPHEDRNSLHRLKADESYEIGEPGHPVRAYLSVEEVIKAAQTAGADAIYPGYGFLSENPDLAKACHDAGITFVGPSHEILEMAGNKATAVAAAREAGVPVLDSSAPSADIDELMSVGETIPFPVFVKAVAGGGGRGMRRVAELGGLREALEAAMREAESAFGDPTVFLEQAVVNPRHIEVQILADATGEVIHLFERDCSVQRRHQKVIEIAPAPNLDPELRERICADAVAFARKIGYVNAGTVEFLVDEQGRHVFIEMNPRIQVEHTVTEEVTDADLVQSQIRIAAGETLADLGMTQDSVRLRGAALQCRITTEDPTNGFRPDTGMISAYRSPGGAGIRLDGGTAFAGTSISPHFDSMLVKLSCRGRDFGTAVARARRALAEFRIRGVATNIPFLQAVLEDDDFAGGRVTTSFIEERPHLLTARHSADRGTRLLNYLADVTVNQPNGPRPTAADPVLKLPEADLSAPPRDGSKQRLTELGPEGFARWLRESDAVGVTDTTFRDAHQSLLATRVRSKDLLAVAPHVARMTPELLSLECWGGATYDVALRFLAEDPWERLAKLREAVPNICLQMLLRGRNTVGYTPYPTEVTEHFVQEATDTGIDIFRIFDALNDVEQMRPAIQAVRDTGRSVAEVALCYTGDLLDPAEQVYTLDYYLRLAERIVEAGAHVLAIKDMAGLLRAPAAAELVTALRREFDLPVHLHTHDTPGGQLATYLAAVQSGVDAVDGATASLAGTTSQPALSSVVAATDHTDRATGLDLRSVCDLEPYWESVRKIYQPFEAGLAAPTGRVYRHEIPGGQLSNLRTQAVALGLGDKFEEIEAMYEAADRILGRLVKVTPSSKVVGDLALHLVGAGVDPADFEAEPRKFDIPDSVIGFLQGELGEPPAGWPEPFRTRALEGRTGGRKLAELTAEDRTGLADDRRGTLNRLLFAKPTKEFTEHREAYGDTSLLRSKDFFYGLRPGEEYSVDLDPGVRLLIGLEAISEADERGIRTVMAILNGQLRPIQVRDRSVATDLPVAEKADRGNPGHVPAPFAGVVTLAVAEGDEVAAGQTIATIEAMKMEAAITAPQAGQVKRLAIGRVQQVEGGDLIAEIG
- the coaD gene encoding pantetheine-phosphate adenylyltransferase — protein: MRRAVCPGSYDPATNGHLDIIERSAGLFDEVVVAVLVNKSKRSLFTVEERLDMLREVTEPWPNVRIDSWHGLLVDYCRENEISAIVKGLRAVSDFDYELQMAQMNQRLSGVETLFMSTNPLYSFLASSLVKEVATYGGDVASLVPPKIEQRLVDRVAERNAEHT
- a CDS encoding GNAT family N-acetyltransferase, with product MTLPVLRSAAEADLAAIVDLLADDPLGRLREKPGDPAYAAAFAAIDADPNQLLAVADRNGEIVGTLQLTFIPGLSHAGATRAQLEAVRVREDERGNGLGGEMVRWAVAQARGRGARILQLTSNNSRERAHRFYERLGFERSHVGMKLDLTG